A single genomic interval of Apis cerana isolate GH-2021 linkage group LG2, AcerK_1.0, whole genome shotgun sequence harbors:
- the LOC108002876 gene encoding caprin homolog encodes MPSANPKLEKQASTETVDPIRQAIIVIEHKIRNLEKRKGKLESYRDLQKNGRELNADQKTAVAKYDEVLQTLDITKELYKQIVGIAHDAVKQQKKLARKEAIERMQQDIAKVREVLLIQDALMNMGTESVREDFLAGKNGAVKLSEEDLKSLDSLYNEVMMKHHREEGEPTFLQQVQKVAEHYVAIVDGKQREVVGTTYNKLKEIITSINQCGYFDQVHETEAVVEEVTEAVAETQISETPVQDQVNEEYNTNDRHIPPESMIPIPNFPVQVAPLPVVSGTTPVSGPIPVVAQPIPHPAAPVETSYYTNATGFVPQPQQQQQQSQQTQQQPPQAPRINDVIGTPNFFFLQESELDSPDVTSQAPIVSHIPAAVNAPIPSQTFTNQNFANAPVVAQPVIYQHQPPQDMSHIPGFANPNPPPPIPMPPSHQQPNMQYSPQHPTTFQQQPQQQQQQQQQQQQQQQQQQAPSQQVSQQAQTQTFEHQQENQQQTIEEKTEENQDETTAPESELEQPNESVDWCQMTETNDWNPTDQSQQSAQDSQQTQQQTSQQTWGDQQRSGYRGRGGRRGNSNGYNGRGRGGGYQQNGRGGQGTYYRNDSNYQNGYQQRSWGNSEGNSGYNSGYKRGGGGSRGGGPRGERGMDRGRGQFRGQRGGNRGGYAPRGKPHTQQ; translated from the exons ATGCCTTCTGCCAACCCTAAACTAGAAAAACAGGCCTCTACGGAGACCGTAGATCCTATACGCCAAGCAATTATCGTTATCGAGCATAAGATACGAAATCTTGAAAAGCGTAAG gGAAAGTTAGAATCATATAGGGATCTTCAGAAAAATGGAAGAGAATTAAATGCAGATCAAAAAACAGCAGTAGCCAAATATGATGAAgttttacaaacattggatattacaaaagaattatataaacaaattgttGGAATTGCACATGATGCAGttaaacaacaaaaaaaattggcaAGAAAAGAAGCCATTGAGAGAATGCAACAAGATATTGCAAAg gtgAGAGAAGTTCTTCTTATACAAGATGCATTAATGAATATGGGTACAGAATCTGTAAGAGAAGATTTCCTTGCTGGAAAAAATGGTGCTGTAAAATTATCAGAAGAggatttaaaatctttagacAGCTTGTATAATGAAGTTATGATGAAACATCatcgagaagaaggagaacCAACATTCCTTCAACAAGTGCAGAAAGTAGCAGAACATTATGTAGCTATTGTTGATGGAAAACAAAGAGAAGTTGTTGGCACAacttacaataaattaaaggaaattattaCTTCAATTAATCAATGTGGGTATTTTGATCAAGTTCATGAAACTGAAGCTGTAGTAGAAGAA gttACAGAAGCAGTTGCAGAAACTCAAATATCTGAAACTCCTGTGCAAGATCAAGTCAATGAAGAATATAATACCAATGACAGACACATTCCACCTGAGTCAATGATTCCAATTCCTAATTTTCCAGTACAAGTTGCTCCTCTTCCTGTTGTTTCTGGCACTACCCCAGTTTCTGGTCCAATTCCCGTAGTTGCACAACCCATTCCTCATCCAGCTGCACCAGTTGAAACATCTTATTATACAAATGCAACAGGATTTGTTCCACAgccacaacaacaacaacagcaatcTCAACAAACTCAACAACAACCACCACAAGCTCCCAGAATTAATGATGTTATAGGCACaccaaatttctttttcttacaaGAATCAGAACTTGATTCACCAGATGTTACATCTCAAGCACCCATTGTATCACACATTCCTGCTGCTGTTAATGCACCTATTCCTTCACAAACatttacaaatcaaaattttgcaaatgcaCCAGTAGTAGCACAACCAGTTATATATCAACATCAACCGCCACAGGATATGTCCCACATTCCTGGATTTGCTAATCCTAATCCACCACCACCTATTCCAATGCCACCTTCTCATCAACAACCAAATATGCAGTATAGTCCTCAGCATCCTACAACTTTTCAACAGCAACcccaacaacaacaacaacagcagcagcagcaacaacaacaacaacaacaacaacaagctCCTTCACAACAAGTATCACAACAAGCACAAACTCAGACTTTTGAACATCAACAAGAAAATCAACAACAAACTATTGaa gaaaaaacTGAAGAAAATCAAGATGAAACAACAGCACCAGAATCAGAATTAGAACAACCTAATGAATCCGTAGATTGGTGTCAGATGACTGAAACTAATGATTGGAATCCGACAGATCAATCACAACAATCTGCTCAAGATTCACAACAAACTCAACAACAAACATCTCAACAAACTTGGGGTGATCAACAACGTAGTGGATACAGAGGTAGAGGTGGACGAAGGGGCAATTCTAATGGATATAATGGAAGAGGTAGGGGCGGTGGTTATCAACAAAATGGTCGCGGAGGACAAg gaaCATATTATCGTAATGACAGCAATTATCAAAATGGTTATCAACAACGATCTTGGGGAAATAGCGAAGGAAATAGCGGTTATAATTCTGGTTATAAAAGAGGCGGTGGTGGATCAAGAGGTGGAGGTCCACGAGGTGAGCGTGGTATGGATAGAGGTCGAGGACAGTTTCGCGGTCAAAGAGGTGGAAATCGTGGCGGTTATGCGCCCCGTGGTAAACCTCATACGCAACAGTAA